Proteins encoded together in one Cardiocondyla obscurior isolate alpha-2009 linkage group LG07, Cobs3.1, whole genome shotgun sequence window:
- the Vir gene encoding protein virilizer — translation MDNTELLFFDTFSHDISEELNLDLVQFPKPVYINEVRIIPLGARVQADFPGGVRLGATNPSQFEIEFFVNDLSKPGASTFEFLGGLEYKQNIHIQLECERKQIPTDGLVLRGWYTTITLAVYGTLTKSLNNPQEIISSATGSTACVSSLEENTETTVQISSEQQSEWYYENQHQTNLSETCVTATPSPQPIQVVEPSRTSTSDTGKTESKQWEEETSNVGEKSKRPLSPPMESLISLSPESISAEEEEAEQQEAGEPETGEPFEPILSDEDIITDDVPSTTEFECEVSQIDEIYTMVPPDLLTLEKPENMENTCVNRETLLKIKEILQSLSKSVSHFHNASGQEKETFVHNCETLCAILGPFDSDVNDINDLTDIVNAGLDMELARAQPQPAYKVRHVKVGVRLAEALCRLSKGPVILLKVEAPYKLLSLCMRENVALPVKLSALRALDAALISPIIVQEFLRNSLYRNALMMLDTAKLARLKYALSSLFRKVHVYEYLEEVKNFDEAGLAELINTYVCAPTLMAQPKRQLPAGAQMEFEREYTRNPRAHLVAYFEYHKLTHHLLITLSSSNCDLQRMKLIRRFLLHLSNTKEGLFYLLKEVEVVGLILKALKYELPGAGRILAWRLQVAQCLIRLKQTSDWTILKKLHSFLIFPDGLRAILTVLPLGDFIDILIPFLSDSNVCEFAAEVISAIVRYSDRVEIFQNRAELILDKVREHVILRDVTSYLTVASQASHWDYCDVSPLVTIIRKSAEKAASLPGQLITACRILHYLIFPSDNDVDSLEPYIELKYRNALTQLFAADGLTALVAVMANVSDFYEQPFLYRAALTGRRGMALTALLLPCVKLTRALLERLVKCMATDFKDLTAIVPLLGVYSLIEAIPSNLMVQTLSEEIVGTLLVFTQAVDSDGSGNVAKSLWTQMLGEVLKMISLRPCNFVPGLKLLSRLLPPVLTLKETTTEDATRILGLRKLWSAHLQAQATNLTETLRLLCTSWNGDVLLLLSTVCKQLSDLAAPTALLVGRCLLDGILAATPLENNVPILALIGDLARHAPMKATLLTLTSPSSRAQVKSDQKYPPVIEMMCSTLKNSNDINVQYEILGIFETLCDSSLSLVQEDNEPLEKKLTHSVPSKEPLLSILAALIDILAISTKFQFDVIESTLHILLSLSSHNYGLYHVKSCLENNPGALRALLEHASSLEESETNLTVDLTVTFLENLIASDSEARTLHLRVQQLAFLISWEKNNHPLEKLKRAEELIEILKAAEEKEEKEPIPEMLEPLLPTPEALLNQFSQRCFSATNINSGRPKKFSFTTNQTQSEDTVDLLALATELLPADFNLLAEAQNLCSKIPPDDATQPLQSKSQDEEQESRIEKQISPMAKSKQPFVTPVRGRTQFANSLRGGPVGGGVGRGSDPFRSRPPNTSRPPSLHVDEFVALETCGAQPTGPTGYNKLNIRGTCPSRAISSGTRSRPWTQEIRPTYLR, via the exons ATGGATAACACCGAATTGCTTTTCTTCGATACGTTTTCCCACGACATTTCAGAG gaACTGAACTTAGATCTCGTGCAGTTTCCTAAACCTGTTTATATTAATGAAGTAAGAATAATTCCATTGGGTGCCAGAGTACAGGCAGATTTTCCAGGAGGAGTGAGACTTGg agCAACCAATCCTTCTCAATttgaaatagaattttttgtGAACGATCTGAGCAAGCCAGGAGCCTCCACTTTCGAGTTTTTAGGTGGTTTAGAGTATAAGCAAAATATTCACATTCAGTTGGAATGTGAACGAAAACAAATTCCAACAGATGGATTGGTACTGCGAGGATGGTACACTACAATAACCCTGGCGGTATATGGTACTCTAACAAAATCATTGAACAATCCTCAGGAAATTATTAGTTCAGCAACCGGCTCTACTGCTTGTGTCAGCTCATTAGAGGAAAATACTGAAACTACTGTGCAAATTTCTTCAGAGCAACAGTCCGAATGGTATTATGAAAATCAGCATCAAACGAATTTATCG GAAACATGCGTAACAGCAACACCGTCGCCACAACCAATTCAAGTGGTGGAACCATCCAGGACGTCTACATCAGATACAGGAAAGACAGAATCGAAACAATGGGAAGAAGAAACGTCCAACGTAGGCGAAAAATCAAAGCGGCCTTTATCTCCTCCTATGGAGTCTTTGATATCTCTGAGCCCGGAGTCTATTTCCgccgaagaagaagaagcggaACAACAAGAAGCTGGCGAACCAGAAACTGGAGAGCCTTTCGAACCGATATTATCGGATGAAGATATAATAACGGACGATGTTCCGTCTACAACTGAATTTGAATGTGAGGTATCGCAAATTGACGAAATTTATACGATGGTGCCGCCCgatttattaactttagaGAAACCTGAAAATATGGAAAATACTTGCGTCAATCGCGAAACTTTATTGAAAATCAAAGAAATTCTACAATCTCTCTCTAAATCGGTCTCGCATTTTCATAATGCATCTGGTCAAGAGAAGGAAACGTTCGTTCACAATTGCGAGACTTTGTGTGCTATACTAGGCCCGTTTGATTCCGACGtaaatgatattaatgatTTGACTGACATTGTTAATGCTGGATTAGATATGGAGCTCGCTAGGGCCCAACCACAACCAGCATACAAAGTTCGCCATGTGAAAGTGGGAGTCCGCTTAGCGGAAGCACTTTGTCGATTATCAAAAGGTCCGGTAATTCTGTTAAAAGTTGAAGCACCGTACAAACTGCTGTCTCTTTGCATGCGTGAAAACGTGGCATTACCTGTGAAACTTTCTGCTTTACGAGCCCTCGATGCCGCATTAATCAGTCCGATAATTGTACAAGAATTTCTAAGGAATAGTCTTTATAGAAATGCGTTAATGATGCTGGACACAGCAAAATTGGCCAGATTGAAATACGCTCTCAGCTCACTTTTTCGCAAAGTCCACGTATACGAATATTTAGAAGAAGTTAAAAATTTCGACGAGGCTGGTTTAGCGGAGTTAATAAATACTTACGTGTGTGCTCCGACGTTGATGGCGCAACCTAAACGCCAGCTGCCAGCCGGTGCCCAGATGGAATTCGAGCGAGAGTATACTCGTAATCCTCGCGCTCATCTAGTGGCTTATTTCGAATACCATAAACTGACTCATCACCTTCTAATTACGTTATCGTCTTCTAATTGCGATTTGCAAAGgatgaaattaattcgtcGCTTTCTTTTGCATCTTTCTAATACTAAAGAAGGCttgttctatttattaaaagaggTCGAGGTAGTaggattaatattaaaagctcTAAAATATGAGCTACCTGGCGCTGGACGTATTTTAGCGTGGCGTCTTCAAGTTGCTCAATGCTTGATTCGCCTGAAACAGACTTCTGACTGGacaattttaaagaaattacattcttttctcatttttccCGACGGTTTGCGTGCCATTCTCACAGTTCTGCCTCTGGGCGACTTCATAGATATTCTTATCCCGTTTTTATCGGATTCGAACGTCTGTGAGTTTGCCGCAGAGGTAATATCTGCAATTGTTCGTTATTCCGATAGAGTAGAGATCTTCCAGAATCGTGCAGAATTGATACTCGATAAAGTTCGCGAGCATGTCATTCTCAGAGACGTAACGTCATACTTAACAGTCGCGAGTCAAGCTTCTCACTGGGATTATTGCGACGTCTCTCCGTTAGTAACAATTATCCGAAAGAGCGCTGAAAAGGCAGCATCACTTCCGGGTCAATTAATTACTGCCTGTAGAATTTTAcactatttaattttcccaTCAGATAACGACGTTGATTCTTTGGAACCATATATCGAGTTGAAATATAGAAACGCTCTGACACAATTATTCGCTGCTGACGGTCTCACGGCTCTAGTCGCTGTAATGGCTAATGTATCCGACTTTTACGAACAACCGTTTCTTTATCGCGCTGCTTTAACTGGTCGCAGAGGTATGGCGTTAACTGCTTTATTGCTTCCTTGCGTGAAATTGACGCGAGCGTTGCTCGAAAGACTCGTTAAGTGTATGGCGACGGATTTTAAAGATCTCACGGCGATTGTTCCGTTGCTTGGAGTTTATTCTTTGATCGAAGCCATTCCGTCTAACTTAATGGTGCAGACTTTGTCTGAAGAAATTGTAGGAACGCTTTTAGTTTTCACTCAAGCCGTCGATTCCGATGGTTCTGGTAACGTAGCCAAATCGCTATGGACTCAAATGCTCGGTgaagttttaaaaatgatttctCTTCGTCCTTGCAATTTTGTGCCGGGTCTAAAATTGTTATCTCGTCTGTTACCGCCtgttttaacattaaaagaaaCCACTACGGAAGATGCGACAAGAATTTTAGGCTTAAGAAAACTTTGGTCAGCACATCTTCAAGCACAGGCCACAAATCTCACCGAAACTCTTCGGCTACTCTGTACAAGTTGGAACGGAGACGTCTTACTTCTTTTATCTACAGTTTGTAAGCAATTAAGCGATCTGGCAGCACCCACGGCTCTGTTAGTTGGAAGATGTCTTTTAGATGGTATTTTAGCGGCCACTCCTTTAGAAAATAACGTTCCTATTCTCGCTTTAATCGGCGATCTGGCAAGACATGCGCCTATGAAAGCTACTTTGCTAACTTTGACCAGTCCATCATCCAGAGCACAAGTTAAATCCGATCAAAAATATCCGCCGGTCATCGAAATGATGTGCTCTACTCTGAAAAATAGTAACgatattaatgtacaataCGAGATCCTCGGCATCTTCGAAACTTTGTGTGATTCTAGTCTCAGTTTAGTACAAGAGGACAATGAACCtttggaaaagaaattgaCACACTCAGTGCCTAGTAAAGAACCTCTTTTATCTATTCTTGCGGCTCTAATCGATATTCTGGCAATCAGCACAAAATTTCAGTTCGATGTAATTGAAAGTACATTGCACATTCTGTTATCTCTTAGCAGTCACAATTATGGTTTATATCATGTGAAAAGTTGCCTGGAGAATAATCCCGGTGCTTTGCGCGCATTGCTAGAACACGCGTCCAGCTTAGAAGAATCCGAGACAAATCTTACCGTAGATTTGACCGTGACTTTCTTGGAGAACTTAATTGCCTCTGATTCAGAAGCAAGAACCTTACATTTGCGCGTACAGCAATTAGCGTTTTTGATATCTTGGGAGAAGAACAATCATCCtctggaaaaattaaaacgcgcagaagaattaatagaaattttaaaagccgccgaagaaaaagaagagaaagaaccTATTCCAGAAATGTTAGAGCCTTTGCTACCAACACCGGAAGCATTGTTAAATCAATTCTCGCAAAGATGTTTTAGTGCGACTAATATTAACTCAGGTCGACCGAAAAAGTTTTCATTCACAACTAATCAAACACAATCCGAAGATACAGTGGATTTATTGGCTCTCGCCACTGAATTATTACCTGCTGATTTTAATCTGTTGGCGGAGGCGCAAAATTTATGTTCTAAAATACCACCCGATGACGCCACTCAACCTTTGCAGTCAAAATCCCAGGATGAAGAACAAGAGAGCAGAATAGAAAAACAGATTTCTCCGATGGCCAAGTCGAAACAACCATTTG TAACACCAGTTCGAGGTCGAACGCAATTTGCCAATTCTTTACGAGGTGGTCCGGTAGGCGGAGGAGTAGGTAGAGGATCCGATCCGTTTCGATCAAGACCGCCTAATACTTCTAGACCACCATCTCTTCATGTGGATGAATTTGTCGCGTTAGAAACGTGTGGAGCTCAGCCAACCGGCCCTACTGGATACAACAAGCTTAATATCCGTGGAACGTGTCCATCGCGTGCTATTAGTAGCGGTACTAGAAGTCGTCCATGGACGCAAGAAATTCGCCCCACGTAtcttcgttaa
- the Chm gene encoding histone acetyltransferase KAT7 isoform X2 gives MKGSVAKMTPKRKTTSSESTSTSSSGSSSSSSSTSGSESSSSDSDNSSSSANSQKVSDTERTKKKTPFPVTRHVKSKAETVSVPPLENKTKDRQPPKSRPSIYSSESEESPSKAKSPQKRKLPAKPKATATVAPVVKTQRSPVKPVPAAGQHKAVSVSKPTNVKPNKFSGSMSTNGKPPEKSGKAIEPVQKKLKKSIFSPENSSESDSGVSAKVSTVKPTNTSTKCSKNPPAKAKLNETKQKPAAASRLVAKPVQPQKSDSSASSKSSGGSASSASSDSSSDSESSESVTNTQPQPKKKETQSNTLTSSAVMNMPPKRPSATVAPVKPQKAVTRRQGAKGLKSDNDGDASASEKEIDEREASSSKSVKGKRKLQTRKGSKLLQLQAKADSDSESDTAESKRSTSKSPVKRAGPSTAVRQSSGAGRSTQNNTSNTTGSRANQSSYNRARATKERECPLAASCDSRGHLSGKLDSHFTLEACPLYHNTTPQACTEFHKERKKREEERKKAVTNLAKKPKGVHQTTEQRNYQLKVREMRNKWKGNTIDGNESDSGSELQGNEKDRQPRLNNLTPDYDLKLFMEAQAIASEKIEKELQELDYDGEGRNGGGTRVVEMGKWEMEVWYQSPYPEEYSRAPKLYLCEYCLRYAKSRQVLRRHREKCLWRHPPGHEVYRKDKIGVWEVDGKRYKQYCQNLCLLAKFFLDHKTLYYDVEPFLFYVMTIGDSEGCHTVGYFSKVHQRDTCSERS, from the exons ATGAAAGGTAGCGTCGCAAAGATGACTCCGAAACGGAAG acCACCAGTTCAGAATCGACGTCAACAAGCAGCTCGGGTTCCTCATCGAGTAGCTCGTCGACGTCGGGGAGTGAATCCAGCTCGTCTGATTCAGATAATTCCAGTAGCTCGGCCAACAGTCAAAAAGTATCTGATACAGAAagaactaaaaagaaaacaccATTTCCAGTGACCCGTCATGTCAAATCCAAAGCTGAAACCGTATCTGTGCCACCCttggaaaataaaactaaagaTAGGCAGCCACCGAAATCCAGACCGTCTATATATTCTTCCGAGTCAGAAGAATCACCCAGTAAAGCAAAATCGCcgcaaaagagaaaattacCAGCTAAACCAAAAGCTACTGCTACTGTTGCACCAGTTGTTAAAACACAAAGATCTCCTGTTAAACCAGTACCTGCAGCAGGACAACATAAAGCTGTATCTGTTTCTAAACCTACCAATGTTAAGCCCAATAAATTTTCCG GTTCCATGAGCACCAATGGCAAACCTCCCGAGAAATCTGGAAAAGCGATAGAACCAGtgcagaaaaaattaaagaaaagtatatttaGCCCTGAAAATAGCAGCGAAAGTGATAGTGGCGTTTCGGCAAAAGTTAGCACTGTAAAACCAACAAATACTTCTACCAAATGTTCTAAAAATCCACCTGCTAAAGCCAAATTGAATGAAACCAAACAAAAACCTGCAGCAGCAAGCAGactcg TTGCAAAACCTGTACAGCCGCAGAAGTCGGACAGTTCCGCAAGTTCCAAAAGTTCTGGTGGCTCAGCGTCTTCAGCTAGTTCAGACAGCAGCTCTGATTCGGAATCATCTGAAAGCGTTACTAATACTCAGCCTCAACCCAAAAAGAAGGAAACGCAATCTAATACACTGACGAGTAGTGCTGTGATGAATATGCCGCCTAAGAGACCTTCAGCAACAGTTGCTCCAGTAAAGCCACAAAAAGCAGTTACAAGACGGCAag GTGCTAAAGGACTAAAAAGTGACAATGACGGTGATGCATCCGcaagtgaaaaagaaattgacgaGCGTGAAGCATCGTCCTCAAAATCGGTAAAAGGCAAACGAAAATTACAAACGCGCAAAGGAAGTAAACTGCTTCAGCTACAAGCCAAGGCAGACAGCGACTCTGAATCTGATACAG CTGAAAGCAAGAGAAGCACGAGCAAATCACCGGTTAAACGTGCTGGACCCTCCACTGCTGTCAGACAATCTTCTGGAGCTGGTAGATCAACTCAAAATAATACTTCCAACACTACAGGTAGTAGAGCAAATCAATCATCTTATAATCGAGCGCGGGCAACGAAAGAGCGTGAATGTCCGCTGGCAGCGTCTTGCGATTCGCGAGGTCATCTCTCTGGAAAACTCGATTCGCATTTTACTCTGGAAGCGTGTCCACTGTATCATAATACCACACCCCAAGCTTGCAC agaatttcacaaagaaagaaagaaacgcgaagAAGAACGCAAGAAAGCAGTAACGAATCTAGCCAAGAAACCTAAAGGTGTTCATCAAACTACTGAACAACGTAATTATCAACTTAAAGTACGCGAGATGAGGAACAAATGGAAGGGTAATACTATAGATGGTAATGAAAGTGACAGCGGTAGTGAATTACAAGGGAATGAAAAAGACAGACAGCCTCGGCTCAATAATCTTACACCTGATTATgacttgaaattatttatggaAGCTCAGGCAATAGCTAGtgaaaaaatt gaAAAAGAGTTGCAAGAATTAGACTATGATGGAGAAGGCAGAAACGGTGGTGGCACTAGAGTCGTGGAAATGGGAAAATGGGAAATGGAAGTTTGGTATCAAAGTCCATATCCTGAAGAATATAGTCGTGCTCCGAAGCTTTATCTTTGCGAATATTGTCTAAGATATGCGAAAAGTCGTCAAGTTTTGAGGAGACATCGGGAAAAGTGTTTATGGAGACATCCTCCGGGACACGAAGTATACAg AAAGGACAAGATAGGCGTATGGGAAGTGGACGGCAAACGGTACAAGCAGTATTGTCAGAATCTTTGCTTACTGGCCAAGTTTTTCCTGGATCATAAGACATTATACTACGACGTTGAACCATTCCTCTTCTATGTAATGACAATTGGTGATTCGGAGGGCTGTCACACCGTCGGATACTTCAGCAAA GTACATCAACGAGATACCTGTTCCGAACGCAgctag
- the LOC139103994 gene encoding THAP domain-containing protein 1-like encodes MRCSVCGHVSRPGEPNISFHRFPTDKNLYKAWCSAVGPNFSPSKTAVICSQHFLDTCLFYYPGGTKQRRYIKKGSIPTIFGLKKSKTCRNKPAESTIEEIVRDESLKQTEEISQINVKIQNECNIKSLSMSKEIPDNLIARENNDKEVPNVNFPQKRLKNFSLRYAGDYYHNDFGSRIKASKCWSIVLNRIEMQRRKIKTLQQQNRRLQKRLSNFKSLLSEITNNYVILKNPEDLL; translated from the exons ATG AGGTGTTCCGTCTGCGGTCATGTATCCCGTCCTGGGGAACCTAACATCTCCTTTCACag atttcCTACGGATAAAAATCTTTACAAGGCTTGGTGTTCTGCTGTAGGCCCTAATTTTTCGCCTTCGAAAACAGCAGTAATCTGTAGTCAACATTTTTTAGACACGTGCTTGTTTTATTATCCCGGTGGCACGAAGCAACggagatatataaaaaaaggatCGATACCAACAATatttggtttaaaaaaatcaaaaacttGTCGGAATAAACCTGCAGAGTCAACTATTGAAGAAATTGTTAGAGATGAATCCCTAAAACAGACTGAGGAAATTTCtcaaattaatgtaaagatcCAGAATGAGTGTAACATTAAATCACTGAG cATGTCCAAAGAGATTCCAGATAACTTAATTGCAAGGgaaaataacgataaagaAGTTCCTAACGTAAATTTTCCTCAAAAAAggcttaaaaatttttccttaCGTTACGCCGGCGATTACTATCACAATGATTTTGGATCTCGAATAAAAGCAAGTAAATGCTGGAGTATTGTCTTGAATCGTATTGAAATGcagcgaagaaaaattaagacaCTCCAACAGCAAAATCGTCGCTTACAAAAGCGTCtatctaattttaaaagtcTGCTGTCTgaaattacgaataattatgtcatattaaaaaatcctGAAGATTTACTATAA
- the Rrp5 gene encoding protein RRP5 homolog, which translates to MGENKSAEKLHVPECGFVWNDKEKSVAFVNPESSSDDEEKPQEEPKRKKKKQLNAVERRKQERQKEREIRQREEALASNQAPNSIDQFDRLVLSSPDSSLVWLQYMAYHLQATEIDKARAVVRRAIKAINCREENERLNVWKAWLNLESRYGNAESLNDVFQEAVRSNDPYKVYTHMLTVHADAGRKVDLEKLIDSVIRKFKQNPQTWIDCGATYLKIGMKEKSRRIMQRALQSLPASHHVNLLVQFANLENKLGDKERAQTLFENILSSYPKRVDVWSCYVDCLIKSENIKLARKVLEQACVQTLPPRKMKTLFRKFINFEEAHGTPEAVDRVRQMAADYVEKHNISD; encoded by the exons ATGGGAGAGAACAAGTCAGCGGAAAAATTGCACGTGCCGGAGTGCGGATTTGTTTGGAACGACAAGGAAAAATCAGTCGCTTTCGTCAACCCCGAATCGTCCAGCGACGACGAGGAGAAGCCTCAAGAAGAGCCTAAAcgtaagaaaaagaagcagCTGAATGCGGTTGAACGACGAAAGCAGGAGCGGCAGAAGGAACGCGAGATTCGTCAGCGGGAGGAAGCTTTGGCGAGCAATCAGGCGCCTAATTCAATCGATCAATTCGATAGATTGGTTTTGTCGAGTCCAGATAGCTCGTTAGTATGGTTGCAGTACATGGCATATCATTTGCAAGCCACGGAGATCGACAAAGCGAGGGCAGTCGTGAGACGGGCCATCAAAGCGATCAATTGCAGGGAGGAAAACGAACGCTTGAACGTGTGGAAAGCGTGGCTGAATTTGGAGTCCAGATACGGTAATGCCGAATCTTTAAACGACGTGTTTCAGGAGGCTGTGAGATCAAACGACCCGTATAAAGTGTATACGCATATGTTGACGGTACACGCAGACGCGGGGAGAAAAGTAgatcttgaaaaattaatcgattctgTGATTCGtaagtttaaacaaaatcCACAGACATGGATAGACTGTGGTGCAACTTACCTGAAAATCGGCATGAAGGAAAAATCCCGGCGGATTATGCAACGAGCATTACAATCCTTGCCTGCATCTCACC ATGTGAATTTGCTAGTACAATTTGCAAATTTGGAGAATAAACTGGGAGACAAGGAACGAGCACAAACATTATTTGAGAACATTTTGAGCTCTTATCCTAAACGTGTGGATGTGTGGTCGTGTTATGTCGATTGTTTGATCAAGtccgaaaatattaaacttgcTAG GAAAGTATTAGAACAAGCATGCGTTCAAACGCTTCCACcaagaaaaatgaaaaccCTTTTCAGgaaattcataaattttgAGGAAGCACATGGTACACCCGAAGCTGTAGATCGCGTGCGACAAATGGCTGCAGATTACGTGGAGAAACATAATATAAGCGATTAA
- the LOC139103987 gene encoding pentatricopeptide repeat-containing protein 1, mitochondrial, whose product MFCQHIRSMIKLKDVIGHVNELNHFIISNQSKNEHLQHRLRLLVDSFCTQRLPKSTNVFGDISGRKFDHVEMDEREKQEENVQDTEGRIPRRFKPSMGQYAKMMKLHISKKDLNSALKVLDLMKENRDQPTMYLYNLLMRSFAMQGDIKQCFSLYNKAKKRGLQPNAATYTCLFNACSVADNKVVALEHLNNLRQSLYQKQVLLNETNYNAMIKAYSWHGKIAEAFQLADEMKDRRISIGEITYNSLFHGAISDKEAGLRHALIVWHLMRLNNFKPSLTTYNLLLRAIRDTKFGNLKPGDVLLSGFDQTKISITDRENPNLLALPPVFSTLVPLKEKRNVMQYNTDANNQKLPMNLNDVLVDNRLILFGGLEGFLNRMFDDDVKPNEKTITLLLDLIPNTVVAENQLIHVAEKNNIELDIDFFNMLIKRRSVRFDYKAAKEVVSIAEKKRLSPNVMTFGVLALGCQELSHAKEFLEGMEAFGRKPNSVIMGTLIHTACHRKNFEYLLFVMKYMVENRIKPSEQTIKCVKDFSQGLSKINKPTGKYRFRKQKYMDKNIGKFEEQYPKWQKMIK is encoded by the exons ATGTTCTGTCAACATATTCGCTCGATGATCAAACTGAAAGATGTTATAGGCCATGTCAATGAATTAAATCATTTCATCATATCAAATCAAT CCAAAAATGAGCACTTGCAGCATAGATTACGACTCTTGGTCGATAGTTTTTGTACGCAAAGGCTTCCGAAGAGCACGAATGTTTTTGGGGATATCTCGGGCAGGAAGTTTGATCACGTTGAAATGGACGAGCGTGAGAAACAGGAAGAAAATGTACAGGATACAGAAGGCCGTATTCCACGGAGATTTAAGCCGAGCATGGGCCAGTACGCTAAAATGATGAAATTACATATATCgaaaaaagatttgaattcGGCTTTGAAAGTGCTCGACTTGATGAAGGAAAATCGTGACCAGCCCACGATGTATTTGTACAATCTTCTAATGCGCTCGTTTGCTATGCAAGGCGACATTAAACAATGTTTTAGTCTGTACAATAAGGCTAAAAAGCGTGGGCTGCAACCAAATGCGGCAACTTATACTTGTCTCTTTAATGCATGCTCTGTAGCCGACAACAAAGTGGTAGCTCTGGAACATTTGAACAACTTGCGACAGTCACTTTATCAGAAGCAGGTTCTGCTGAACGAAACAAATTACAATGCTATGATAAAGGCATACAGTTGGCACGGTAAAATTGCCGAGGCCTTTCAACTAGCAGACGAGATGAAAGACAGACGTATTTCCATTGGAGAGATCACTTATAACTCCTTATTTCACGGGGCGATTTCCGACAAGGAGGCCGGTCTGCGTCATGCTTTGATTGTGTGGCATTTAATgcgcttaaataattttaaaccgTCTTTAACGACTTACAATCTTCTTTTGCGAGCAATCAGAGATACTAAGTTCGGAAATTTAAAACCCGGCGACGTCCTTCTCTCGGGATTCGATCAGACTAAAATTTCAATAACAGATCGTGAGAATCCAAATCTGCTGGCTTTGCCACCCGTTTTCAGCACACTTGTACcattaaaagagaaacggaaCGTTATGCAGTATAATACCGATGCGAATAACCAGAAACTCCCGATGAATTTGAACGACGTGTTAGTCGATAATCGTTTGATTTTATTTGGTGGTCTAGAAGGATTTCTAAATCGTATGTTTGACGATGATGTAAAACCCAATGAAAAAACTATTACGTTACTTCTAGATTTAATTCCGAACACTGTGGTCGCCGAAAATCAGCTCATTCATGTTGCAGAGAAGAACAATATTGAATTAgacattgatttttttaatatgcttaTTAAAAGACGCAGCGTACGTTTTGATTATAAAGCTGCAAAG gAAGTTGTAAGTAtagcggaaaagaaaagactcTCACCGAATGTAATGACGTTCGGAGTTTTGGCGCTTGGCTGTCAAGAACTTAGTCATGCCAAAGAATTTTTAGAAGGAATGGAAGCTTTCGGCCGCAAACCCAATTCTGTAATTATGGGTACTCTTATCCACACGGCATGCCATAGAAAAAATTTCGAATATTTACTGTTCGTAATGAAATATATGGTAGAAAATAGGATAAAACCCAGTGAACAGACTATTAAATGTGTGAAAGATTTCTCACAAGGcttatcgaaaataaataaaccaaCA ggAAAATACAGATTTCGTAAACAGAAATATATGGACAAAAATATTGGAAAATTTGAAGAACAGTATCCTAAATGGCAAaagatgataaaataa